The following proteins are encoded in a genomic region of Tenacibaculum sp. 190524A05c:
- a CDS encoding O-antigen ligase family protein has protein sequence MKKKAYHKNSKKPVSKTPKPNIKRGRSKERFLLLDKIILLLYLGVGFLPHMNAFDVAITQWYYISIVNAITLAYIYYYKNFIEVDFHHKIAKFTFLGALLFLFISCLSIVKSISVSESIVFLCILLNTLIALFNLYIILKDKLVELFPFMAYVLLIFLAIETLQVLHHFVVINSNQPRSESLFYGLNPTYGNRNILAASLIIKMAFTFYILFVSKKKVVQVLCFLVVFLTVFSVLLIGSRTAIYSLPIIFSSLIFGCFYINKEKNFIILTKNFLIPLLLVCGIAFISSLSVNKIDRNKLNSFNDLIFTRLKKDLYKANNVSTNDGRALSLASDGGRMEFWISAIDGFKSSPLLGVGLGNWKMIEKEELVLSKKNQNHFYPRRAHNDFLQVLSEMGIVGFIIFIGLFCLVYYILIKTSIFSNEDRNIRFIALVVLVGFLTYTLDSLINFPSERTPIQVLGVLIMTIALAVIKRDGKIKLNEYLKFGFAFLVLILIYLNYQMFTSAKYQMIVRNNIRGKNILKEKYKVGYNQMNDLYPSFPKLNFMGQPIDYAKAVLAYSEGKYSESMNHLNLAIKESPYSLEHYAFKSMIFRSNKVLKNQDSCIYYAKKAFYKRPGLINQYRVLKKHYIDIKDTISLLDLISRHQSFLPRNEAVWIDKINFYLKYHKDVKRASGLIDSAKLVLPNNKKIQELRIVKNNKSSEVVSNSDSLKLKRIELQKILNGASELFSQKRYKEAQREFIRGLEIAPTNEEIRLSSALTDIKMKRYNDAIEKLNKVISSGKITNGKPEYNRGLCYLRLKKNKLAGIDFRASYDKGFAMAKKLDKRILNY, from the coding sequence ATGAAAAAAAAGGCATATCATAAAAATTCGAAGAAACCTGTTTCTAAAACTCCAAAACCAAATATTAAAAGAGGAAGAAGTAAAGAGAGGTTTTTATTGTTAGATAAGATAATTTTACTTCTATATCTTGGTGTAGGGTTTCTTCCACATATGAATGCTTTTGATGTAGCAATTACGCAGTGGTATTATATATCTATCGTCAATGCAATTACATTGGCTTACATTTATTATTATAAGAATTTCATAGAAGTTGATTTTCATCACAAAATAGCCAAATTTACCTTTTTAGGTGCTCTACTCTTTTTATTTATTTCATGCCTATCTATTGTAAAATCTATATCTGTTTCGGAAAGTATTGTATTCTTATGTATTCTTTTAAATACGTTGATAGCATTATTTAATTTGTACATTATACTCAAGGATAAGTTGGTTGAACTTTTTCCTTTTATGGCTTATGTGTTACTTATTTTTCTTGCAATTGAAACACTTCAAGTATTACATCACTTTGTTGTAATTAATAGCAATCAACCAAGAAGTGAGTCCCTGTTCTATGGATTAAATCCTACATATGGAAATAGAAATATATTAGCTGCTAGTTTAATTATAAAAATGGCATTTACTTTCTACATTCTATTTGTGTCCAAAAAAAAGGTGGTACAAGTATTATGTTTTTTAGTTGTTTTCTTAACTGTTTTTTCAGTTTTACTGATAGGTTCTAGAACAGCTATATATAGTTTGCCTATTATATTTTCATCATTAATATTTGGATGTTTTTATATTAATAAAGAAAAGAATTTTATAATTCTAACTAAAAACTTCTTGATTCCTTTACTATTAGTATGTGGTATTGCTTTCATTAGTTCTTTATCAGTAAATAAAATCGATAGGAATAAATTGAATTCTTTTAATGATTTGATATTTACCAGATTGAAAAAGGATTTATATAAAGCAAATAATGTTTCAACTAATGATGGAAGAGCATTATCTTTAGCTAGTGATGGTGGAAGAATGGAATTTTGGATTTCTGCAATCGATGGGTTTAAATCGAGCCCGCTATTAGGAGTAGGATTAGGAAATTGGAAGATGATAGAAAAAGAGGAGTTGGTCTTAAGTAAAAAAAACCAAAATCATTTTTATCCAAGAAGAGCTCATAACGATTTCCTACAAGTTTTATCTGAAATGGGAATTGTTGGCTTTATTATTTTTATAGGGCTTTTCTGTTTGGTATACTATATACTCATAAAAACATCAATCTTTAGTAACGAAGATAGAAATATTAGATTCATAGCGTTAGTAGTTTTAGTAGGTTTTTTAACCTACACTTTAGATTCTTTGATAAATTTTCCTTCTGAAAGAACGCCAATTCAAGTATTAGGTGTTTTAATTATGACTATTGCTTTAGCTGTAATTAAAAGAGATGGAAAAATCAAACTAAATGAATATTTGAAGTTTGGTTTCGCGTTTTTGGTTTTAATATTAATATATCTTAATTATCAAATGTTTACTTCGGCGAAGTATCAAATGATAGTTAGAAATAATATACGAGGGAAAAATATCTTAAAAGAAAAATATAAAGTTGGTTATAATCAAATGAATGATTTATATCCTTCATTCCCTAAGCTAAATTTTATGGGACAGCCAATTGATTATGCTAAGGCTGTTTTGGCTTACAGTGAAGGGAAGTATTCTGAATCTATGAATCATTTGAATTTAGCAATTAAGGAGTCTCCTTATTCTCTAGAACATTACGCTTTTAAGTCTATGATTTTTAGGTCAAATAAAGTGCTTAAAAATCAAGATAGCTGCATTTATTATGCAAAAAAGGCTTTTTACAAAAGACCTGGTTTAATCAATCAATATCGCGTTTTAAAAAAACATTATATAGACATAAAAGATACCATTAGTCTTTTAGATTTAATATCGAGGCATCAGAGTTTTCTTCCTAGGAATGAAGCAGTATGGATTGATAAGATTAACTTTTATTTGAAGTATCATAAAGATGTAAAAAGAGCTAGTGGGTTAATCGATTCGGCAAAACTTGTATTGCCAAATAATAAAAAAATACAAGAGTTAAGAATTGTAAAGAATAATAAATCATCAGAAGTAGTTTCAAATAGTGATAGTTTAAAACTGAAAAGAATAGAATTACAAAAGATTCTTAATGGAGCGAGTGAGTTATTCAGTCAAAAAAGGTATAAAGAGGCCCAAAGGGAATTCATAAGAGGATTAGAAATAGCTCCTACTAACGAAGAAATTAGGTTAAGTTCAGCATTAACTGATATTAAGATGAAACGATATAACGACGCAATTGAGAAGTTAAATAAAGTAATTAGTTCCGGGAAGATTACAAATGGAAAACCAGAATACAATAGAGGATTGTGTTACTTACGATTGAAAAAGAATAAATTGGCAGGAATTGACTTTAGAGCAAGTTATGACAAAGGTTTTGCTATGGCAAAAAAACTTGACAAAAGAATTTTAAATTATTAA
- a CDS encoding GatB/YqeY domain-containing protein, producing the protein MSVQKEVTEKMKEAMKAKDTVALTALRALKSAFLLAKTEAGAGELTADQELKIIQKQVKQRKDSAQVYIEQNRQDLADPELAEAKVLEQFLPEALSEDEIAKVVIEVIAQVNAEGMKDMGKVMGIVSKKLAGQADGKTISSIVKQKLA; encoded by the coding sequence ATGAGTGTACAAAAAGAAGTTACAGAGAAAATGAAAGAAGCTATGAAAGCTAAAGATACAGTTGCTTTAACTGCATTAAGAGCTTTGAAATCTGCTTTTTTACTAGCTAAAACAGAGGCTGGAGCAGGAGAATTAACAGCTGATCAGGAATTAAAAATAATTCAGAAACAAGTAAAGCAAAGAAAAGATAGTGCTCAAGTATACATTGAGCAAAACAGGCAAGACTTGGCAGATCCTGAGCTAGCAGAGGCAAAAGTATTAGAACAATTTTTACCGGAGGCTTTAAGTGAAGATGAAATCGCGAAAGTAGTTATTGAAGTAATTGCTCAAGTAAATGCTGAAGGAATGAAAGATATGGGTAAGGTAATGGGTATTGTATCAAAGAAACTAGCTGGACAGGCTGATGGGAAAACAATATCATCAATAGTAAAGCAAAAACTAGCTTAA
- a CDS encoding cell division protein FtsQ, producing the protein MNRKVIIYPIFVSLLLVLSVLYGFTKKRNLDRKVHSIEVQFAEGENSFLTHETVNKLLIQSEVTVKNQPKRIIDLHHLEEKVLDNPYVDKAKVFVTPGGLIKTHISQKEPIARIISEDEVYYIDDKGLVIPLSKNFSARVPLVKGKNISSKIEEITELILFISEDDFLKKEIIGIERLNSNEYVLTVRSGNYKIHFGEYENVNLKFKKLKAFYNKSLKDKSIENYKVINIKYHNQVVCTKRNQDGKQ; encoded by the coding sequence ATGAATAGAAAGGTAATTATTTATCCAATATTTGTTTCTTTGCTGCTTGTTTTGTCAGTATTATACGGCTTTACAAAAAAGAGAAATTTAGATAGAAAAGTACATTCTATAGAGGTTCAATTTGCGGAAGGTGAAAACTCATTTTTAACTCACGAAACGGTTAATAAATTGTTAATACAAAGTGAGGTAACAGTTAAAAACCAACCAAAAAGAATCATAGATTTACATCATCTAGAGGAAAAGGTGTTAGATAATCCTTATGTGGATAAAGCTAAGGTATTTGTAACACCAGGGGGATTAATAAAAACTCACATTTCACAGAAAGAGCCTATCGCCAGAATTATTTCTGAAGATGAGGTGTATTATATTGATGATAAAGGACTTGTTATTCCATTGTCAAAGAATTTCTCTGCCCGTGTTCCATTGGTAAAGGGAAAAAATATATCCTCTAAAATTGAAGAAATAACTGAGTTGATCTTGTTTATTTCTGAAGATGATTTTCTGAAAAAGGAAATTATAGGAATAGAAAGATTGAACTCAAACGAATATGTGTTAACTGTTCGTAGCGGTAATTATAAAATTCACTTTGGTGAATATGAGAATGTGAATTTAAAGTTTAAGAAGTTAAAAGCTTTTTACAATAAATCATTAAAAGATAAGTCGATAGAGAATTATAAAGTAATAAACATTAAATACCACAACCAAGTGGTGTGCACAAAACGAAATCAAGATGGAAAACAATAA
- the ftsA gene encoding cell division protein FtsA — translation MENNKIAVGLDIGTTKIVAMIGRKNEYGKIEVLGIGKAKSLGVKRGVVNNITQTIQSIQQAVDEAESVSGQKISEVVVGIAGQHIRSLHHSDYITRANADEVIEETDIENLVNQVHKLVMLPGEEIIHVLPQEFKVDSQPDIKEPIGMYGGRLEANFHVVVGQVSSIRNIGRCVKSAGLNLADITLEPLASSSAVLSQEEKEAGVALIDIGGGTTDLAIFKDGIIRHTAVIPFGGNVITEDIKEGCSIIEKQAELLKIKFGSAWPGENKETEIVSIPGLRGREPKEITLKNLSKIIHARVQEIIEHVYLEIKNYGHETQKGKLIAGIVLTGGGSQLKHLRQLVEYITGMDTRIGYPNEHLAGDSEDVLSSPSYATAVGLLMEGLEKESVIEEVEPVVVQEQEVVVDQENVEESAEQIQDQQKQQTIKRGKSFLEKFTERFKEFLDNAE, via the coding sequence ATGGAAAACAATAAAATTGCAGTTGGTTTAGATATTGGTACTACCAAGATTGTTGCCATGATTGGTCGCAAGAATGAGTATGGTAAAATTGAAGTACTTGGTATTGGGAAAGCAAAAAGCTTGGGTGTAAAACGTGGTGTTGTTAATAATATTACTCAAACAATTCAATCGATTCAGCAAGCTGTTGATGAAGCAGAAAGTGTTTCTGGACAAAAAATTAGTGAAGTTGTTGTAGGTATTGCTGGTCAACACATCAGAAGTTTACATCACAGTGATTACATTACTCGAGCAAATGCAGATGAAGTTATTGAAGAGACGGATATCGAGAATTTAGTAAATCAAGTACATAAGCTGGTAATGTTACCTGGAGAAGAAATTATCCATGTATTGCCACAAGAGTTTAAAGTAGATAGTCAACCTGATATTAAAGAGCCAATCGGAATGTATGGAGGAAGACTTGAAGCTAATTTTCATGTTGTTGTAGGACAAGTTTCGTCTATTCGAAATATTGGTCGATGTGTGAAAAGTGCTGGTTTAAACTTAGCAGATATTACATTAGAGCCTTTAGCATCTTCTTCAGCAGTTTTAAGTCAAGAAGAAAAGGAAGCAGGAGTTGCTTTAATTGATATAGGTGGTGGAACAACTGATTTAGCGATTTTCAAAGATGGAATAATTAGACATACAGCTGTTATTCCTTTTGGAGGAAACGTAATTACAGAAGATATTAAAGAAGGTTGTTCAATTATTGAAAAGCAAGCTGAACTTTTAAAAATAAAGTTCGGATCTGCTTGGCCAGGAGAGAATAAAGAAACTGAAATTGTTTCTATTCCAGGTTTAAGAGGAAGAGAGCCGAAAGAAATTACGTTAAAAAACCTTTCTAAAATAATTCATGCTCGAGTACAAGAAATAATAGAGCATGTGTATTTAGAAATCAAAAATTACGGACACGAAACACAAAAAGGAAAGCTAATTGCTGGAATTGTTTTAACAGGAGGGGGATCTCAGTTGAAACATTTACGTCAGTTAGTAGAATATATTACAGGAATGGATACTCGTATAGGATATCCAAACGAACACCTTGCTGGTGATAGTGAAGATGTATTGTCTAGTCCATCTTATGCTACTGCTGTAGGACTTCTTATGGAAGGTTTAGAAAAAGAATCTGTCATTGAAGAAGTTGAACCAGTAGTTGTACAAGAACAAGAAGTAGTTGTTGATCAAGAAAACGTTGAAGAATCTGCTGAACAAATTCAAGATCAACAAAAACAACAAACAATTAAGAGAGGGAAGTCGTTCTTAGAAAAATTTACAGAACGATTTAAGGAATTCCTAGATAACGCAGAGTAA
- the ftsZ gene encoding cell division protein FtsZ encodes MSAEFDNISFDMPKTQSNTIKVIGVGGGGSNAVNYMYNKQIHGVDFVICNTDAQALENSPIPNKIQLGAHLTSGLGAGANPEVGAQAAAESIQEIQQMLNTQTKMVFITAGMGGGTGTGAAPIIAKIAKDMDILTVGIVTMPFQFEGRMRSKQAQKGIDELRKNVDSLIVINNNKLREVYGNLGFKSGFSKADEVLATAAKGIAEVITHHYKQNIDLHDAKTVLANSGTAIMGSARESGDNRAKNAIIKALDSPLLNDNKITGAKNVLLLIVSGSNEVTLDEIGDINDYIQTEAGYDANIIMGIGEDEALEEGISVTVVATGFAQDQQQTINNVETKKIVHTLEDEQKATYEFDKKTVVKSPTLDEPISINKPEEKVVHVLDLEEEKEVVLPKNELIKTTEAIKNIEVEFEEVKFENYNAIPATEFVITNVTKRKVVQEEVEETPVIQQNLLFDLPLNSYEEIKPEQTIKNDELIETTEAIKNINVVAEEVKPVYEKRYVLDDFDIQPTIGKSSVPAVETKEEEEALQFEVRTKSTVDANEDNQSSDEASPLSLTITELQKRAKERREKMKGFNYKFSDQVNKNIDDIERQPAYKRLGVDLDTNTKLSETKTPLDTSSDEFPLRSNNSFLHDNVD; translated from the coding sequence ATGAGCGCAGAATTTGATAACATTTCATTTGACATGCCAAAAACGCAATCAAACACAATTAAAGTGATTGGTGTTGGAGGTGGTGGTAGTAATGCAGTAAACTACATGTATAACAAACAAATTCACGGAGTTGATTTTGTTATATGTAATACAGACGCACAAGCTTTAGAAAACAGCCCAATTCCTAATAAAATTCAATTAGGAGCACATCTAACTTCAGGTTTAGGTGCAGGTGCAAATCCTGAAGTGGGAGCGCAAGCAGCTGCGGAAAGTATTCAGGAAATTCAGCAAATGTTAAATACACAAACAAAAATGGTATTTATCACCGCTGGAATGGGAGGTGGTACAGGAACAGGTGCTGCTCCAATTATTGCTAAGATTGCGAAAGATATGGACATTCTAACAGTAGGAATTGTTACGATGCCATTTCAATTCGAAGGAAGAATGCGTTCAAAACAAGCACAAAAAGGAATAGATGAACTGCGCAAAAATGTCGATTCCTTAATTGTTATCAATAATAATAAACTGCGTGAAGTTTATGGGAATCTTGGTTTTAAATCTGGATTTTCAAAAGCGGATGAAGTTTTAGCAACTGCGGCTAAAGGTATTGCAGAAGTAATTACGCATCACTACAAGCAAAATATCGATTTACATGATGCGAAAACGGTATTAGCAAACAGTGGAACAGCAATTATGGGTTCTGCTAGAGAATCTGGTGATAACCGTGCTAAAAATGCAATTATTAAGGCGTTAGACTCTCCTTTATTAAATGATAATAAAATTACAGGAGCTAAGAATGTATTATTGTTAATTGTTTCTGGTTCTAATGAAGTTACATTAGACGAGATTGGAGATATTAATGACTATATCCAAACTGAGGCTGGTTACGATGCAAATATCATCATGGGTATTGGTGAAGATGAAGCTTTAGAAGAAGGTATTTCTGTTACTGTTGTAGCAACTGGTTTTGCTCAAGATCAGCAGCAAACTATTAATAATGTTGAAACAAAAAAGATTGTTCATACATTAGAAGATGAACAGAAAGCAACGTACGAGTTTGATAAGAAAACAGTGGTGAAATCTCCAACGTTAGATGAGCCAATTTCTATAAACAAACCAGAGGAAAAAGTAGTACATGTTTTAGATCTAGAAGAGGAGAAAGAAGTTGTGTTGCCAAAAAATGAGTTAATCAAAACTACAGAGGCAATTAAAAATATTGAAGTTGAATTCGAAGAGGTTAAGTTTGAAAACTATAATGCTATACCAGCAACTGAGTTTGTTATTACTAACGTAACAAAAAGGAAAGTTGTTCAGGAAGAAGTTGAAGAAACTCCTGTTATTCAGCAGAATTTATTGTTTGATTTACCTTTAAATTCATATGAGGAAATTAAGCCAGAACAAACAATAAAAAATGATGAGTTGATTGAAACTACAGAAGCTATTAAGAATATTAATGTTGTAGCGGAAGAAGTGAAACCAGTTTATGAGAAGAGATATGTATTAGATGATTTTGATATTCAACCTACAATTGGAAAAAGTTCAGTGCCAGCTGTAGAAACTAAAGAGGAGGAGGAAGCATTACAATTTGAGGTGAGAACAAAATCTACAGTTGATGCTAACGAGGATAATCAATCATCTGATGAAGCGTCTCCTTTAAGCCTTACAATTACTGAATTACAGAAAAGAGCTAAAGAGAGAAGAGAAAAAATGAAAGGATTTAATTATAAATTCTCGGATCAAGTAAATAAGAATATTGATGATATTGAACGTCAACCAGCTTATAAACGTTTAGGTGTTGATTTAGATACAAATACGAAACTTAGTGAGACAAAAACTCCTTTAGATACAAGTTCAGATGAGTTTCCACTGCGTTCTAACAATTCTTTTTTACATGATAATGTAGATTAG